From Solibacillus sp. FSL W7-1464:
ATCGCTTCGTCCGTTTCATTGAATAGCTCACGACGCTCCGAATGCCCTAAAATAACATAGTCGACATTGACATTCGAAAGCATTTTCGGGCTGATTTCCCCTGTAAATGCGCCTTCATCTTCGTAGTGCATGTTTTGTGCACCAATTGCCAGGCTTGAATCTTCTGCCCCTACGACAAGTGATGGTAAATATAATGCAGGTGCACAGATGACCGCATCGACTTTATCCGGAGAAGGAACCTGTTGTTGGATTTCTTCGATAAAATCAACTGCCTCATCAAATGACTTATACATTTTCCAGTTTCCTGCTATAATCGGTTTTCTCATTCAAAACCCTCCGTTTTTAAAAGATTCTGTCCGGCTGATATCCGCTAGGCAAAGCTTTTCGTGCACCCAACCCGCTTCAACCAACCTTTAACAGATAGTTCAGCCTCCAAACGATTTATTTATCGTTTAACGCTACAATTCCCGGTAATTCTTTACCCTCCATTAACTCTAATGAAGCACCGCCGCCTGTTGAAATATGGTCCATTTTTGAAGCGACTTCGAATTTTTCTACCGCTGCAGCCGAGTCACCGCCGCCGATAATTGTGTAGCCGTCTGTTGTTGCCATTGCATCCGCAACTGTTTTCGTACCGTTTGCGAATTTTTCCATTTCGAATACACCCATTGGTCCGTTCCAAATGATCAATTTCGATTGTTTAATAACTTCTGCATAGTTTTCAGCAGTTTTCGGTCCGATATCAAGTCCCATCCAGTCAGATGGAATAGCATCGATTGCCACTACTTGCGTTTCAGCATCTTTTGAAAACTCGTTTGCTACGACAGCATCAACCGGCATGTGCAGTTGTACGCCTTTTGCTTTCGCTTGCTCGATAAAGCCTTTTGCCAGCTCGATTTTATCTTCTTCCAAAAGTGACTTCCCGATATCGTGACCCATCGCTTTGACGAATGTAAATACTAAACCGCCACCGATAATCAGGTGATCCACTTTATCTAATAAGTTTTCAATCACACCGATTTTATCTTTAACTTTCGCTCCACCAATAATTGCTGTGAACGGGCGCTCTGGATTTGATAATGCTTTTCCTAGTACATCCAGCTCTTTTTCCATTAATAAGCCTGAAACAGCCGGTACATGTTTTGCGATACCTTCTGTTGAAGCATGTGCACGGTGAGCTGCGCCGAATGCATCATTTACGTAAAGGTCTGCTAATTTTGCAAACTCTTTTGCCAATGCTTCGTCGTTTTTCTCTTCGCCTTTATGGAAACGAACATTTTCAAGCAGGATAATTTCGCCTTCTTGCATATTGTTAACCGCTGCTTCTACATCTGAACCAATTGATTCATCCAATTTTTTAACCGGCTTGTCCATTAATTCCGCAAGACGCTCGCCGACTGCTGTTAAGCGCATGTCCTCGTTTACTTCGCCTTTTGGACGGCCAAGATGTGAAGCTAAAATAACTTTTGCTCCAGCGTTTACTAGTTGTTCAATTGTTGGAATAGCTGCACGAATACGCGTTTCGTCGGTAATGCGGCCCTCATCCATCGGCACATTAAAATCGACACGCACAAATACGCGTTTTCCTTTTACATCTACATCGTTCATTGATTTCTTTAAAAACATACTGAAAATCCTCCTTCATACTCGTTCGTCAATTATTATGGATCGTATACTCGCTAGTTAAAATAGTAACAAAATTCGATAAGACTGTCTTGATATCGCCTCTGTTTTGTATATTTATCCTTATATCCGAAAAAAGAGCGGTCCGGGTGAGTCCCTGCCGCTCTTTTACCCTTATTTATTATAAGGTTTACATGTATTAAAGGCTATACTTTTTATGCCCGTTTCCTTTTAATATGACACACTTTTCCTTTAATTCCGAAAAAGTATGTCACATTTAGGTGAATTATTATTCTTTAATACCTTGTTTTGCGATATATAAAGCTAAATCCATTAAACGAGTAGAGTAGCCGATTTCGTTATCATACCAAGAAACGACTTTCGCCATACGACCTTCCATTACCATTGTTGATAAACCATCAATAGTAGATGACGCCGGGTTACCATTGTAGTCGATTGATACTAATGGTAATTCGTTGTAAGCAAGAATGCCTTTTAAATCGCCTTCAGAAGCTTCTTTTAATGCAGCATTGATTGAATCTGTTGTTACGTCTTTATCCAATTCAACAACTAAGTCAACACATGATACGTTTGGTGTTGGAACACGCATTGAGAAACCGTCCAATTTACCTTTTAATTGTGGTAATACTTTTGATACGGCGATTGCTGCACCAGTAGTTGTCGGAATCATTGATACCGCGCCTGCACGTGCACGACGTGGGTCAGAGTGCGGGAAGTCAAGGATACGTTGGTCATTAGTATAAGAGTGAATAGTTGTCATCATACCGCGTTTGATGCCGAATTTTTCATCCAATACTTTTGCAAGTGGTGCTAAACAGTTTGTTGTACAAGAAGCGTTTGAAATAACATCTTGTGATGGGTCATAATCTTCGTGGTTAACACCCATTACATATGTTGGCATATCGCCTTTTGCTGGTGCAGAAAGGATCGCTTTTTTTGCGCCGGCTTCGATATGTTTTGATACTTCTTCCATTGAACGCCATCTGCCAGTACATTCAAGAACTACATCTACACCAAGTTCACCCCATGGTAAATTTGCAGGATCTTTTTCTGAAAGCACTTGAATGCGTTTGCCGTTTACGATAAATGCATCATCTTCCGCTTGAACGTCTGCATCATACACTCCATGTACTGAGTCGTATTTTAATAAATGTGCAAGCTGTTTCGCGTCAGTTAAATCATTTACTGCAACTACTTCAAATTCCTCGTGCTTCATTGCTTCACGGAATACTAAACGTCCGATTCGTCCAAATCCATTGATTGCTAATTGTAATGCCATGTGTAATTCCTCCAATAACTTTATTATTAAAATAGTATGTGTAAAATCATACTTTTAAAAACATGTTTAATTTTCAAGAATTGTACTTGCGGTTTGCTCATCTGTAATCAAAATCGTTTGCGATGCGGCATTTTTAAAATACGCCTGAATCGCAGCCGCTTTATTTCTGCCTGCCGCAATGGCAAGAACATGCTTCGCTTTGTTGACTTGATCACGCTGGATTCCAATTGTCCTCAGATGATGAACCGTGTCTCCATTTGCATTGAAATAGTAGCCGAATGCTTCGGCAACCGCGCCTTTTTCCTCAAGTAACTGCTGCTCATGCTGTGAACTTTTACGTCGAAGCGCCATTTCCTGTGCTGCCCCGATTCCGTGAATAACGATGTCCACCTGTTCATAAAGTGTTATCATCTCCCGAATGATCGGTTCATC
This genomic window contains:
- a CDS encoding phosphoglycerate kinase is translated as MFLKKSMNDVDVKGKRVFVRVDFNVPMDEGRITDETRIRAAIPTIEQLVNAGAKVILASHLGRPKGEVNEDMRLTAVGERLAELMDKPVKKLDESIGSDVEAAVNNMQEGEIILLENVRFHKGEEKNDEALAKEFAKLADLYVNDAFGAAHRAHASTEGIAKHVPAVSGLLMEKELDVLGKALSNPERPFTAIIGGAKVKDKIGVIENLLDKVDHLIIGGGLVFTFVKAMGHDIGKSLLEEDKIELAKGFIEQAKAKGVQLHMPVDAVVANEFSKDAETQVVAIDAIPSDWMGLDIGPKTAENYAEVIKQSKLIIWNGPMGVFEMEKFANGTKTVADAMATTDGYTIIGGGDSAAAVEKFEVASKMDHISTGGGASLELMEGKELPGIVALNDK
- the gap gene encoding type I glyceraldehyde-3-phosphate dehydrogenase, translated to MALQLAINGFGRIGRLVFREAMKHEEFEVVAVNDLTDAKQLAHLLKYDSVHGVYDADVQAEDDAFIVNGKRIQVLSEKDPANLPWGELGVDVVLECTGRWRSMEEVSKHIEAGAKKAILSAPAKGDMPTYVMGVNHEDYDPSQDVISNASCTTNCLAPLAKVLDEKFGIKRGMMTTIHSYTNDQRILDFPHSDPRRARAGAVSMIPTTTGAAIAVSKVLPQLKGKLDGFSMRVPTPNVSCVDLVVELDKDVTTDSINAALKEASEGDLKGILAYNELPLVSIDYNGNPASSTIDGLSTMVMEGRMAKVVSWYDNEIGYSTRLMDLALYIAKQGIKE